One Tachysurus vachellii isolate PV-2020 chromosome 5, HZAU_Pvac_v1, whole genome shotgun sequence genomic window, GAGTTGTAGGTCTCTGGTTGATCCGGTTCTCCTCAGACCTCCTGAACTGCTCCAGCTCCGCGGCGGCTGAGGAGATCGTCTGGAAGTTACAGTGAACAGATAAGAATTTTGTCTAACGGAATTTTGGACGAGTAAATTCATTAAACTCGCCTTCTTGAGTCTCGACGAACTCTTTTGGGACCTGATGGCCGACAGGAGGGCAGAACGTTCGTTTTCaggctctgtgtgtgactgcttCTTCATGGTCCCGGATGAGTCGGATACCTGGATGCAGAAAAGGGAAGCtgtgaaaacctttttttcccccgcATTGAACAAATGTATTATATCTTAGGCTTTAATATGATATTTAGGATATTGTTTCGATTCTACACTAATTTATTCactacatttttactttatttaccaaactgaaataaaaacttgGTCTTCTTTATCACAACCCAACAAAGAAAGCACACAGCTGGATAATGCActttatttcaaatcatttaGCTCACATTATAAAGCACAACCCTAGAAAGTGTTCGGGAAAACAAACACAGCTAAATAATGTCACCCCAAACTGAATAACACTTTCACTACATTTCTCATTATCAGTTTTAACAAGACTCACATTTGGTCTGAGGAAAAAAACCCAGCATACTGATGAGTGCCTATATTaaattatatcgtcgctgtcgggcggaaacctcgtatgtccaaatttggtcaatttcatattttttcacatatcgatgctattggtcagtccccacgtgggtctgttatttttacaagttattaaccaatctaaagtcttgaaaatagcttgagcacaaatctcataactccattggacacttcaactgtccacctcttcctcactccgtgtgagagcttcacggcatatttctcctcaagaagagtcgcaacgaatcaacacgtcttctgaggtaaatgtcttcaaaacactgggctcaaagaaaaaaaaatcttgacccccgctagttctggtgctcgtctgaggacaggaatttagcgcaagacaatccactgtaacgcggactaaaccctgtgcactgcagataaggtacggcgtttttttaatttcctgaaaaataacggttttggagatacgaggattctgtctgacagcgatgatatttattatttttcgaTGCTAGATACTTTTGGACAGAACCTGCAATGAGGAATATGTGTGAAAGTTGTGAAAGTAATGAACTGTTTTCTCAGTTAATAATtaagtgtatatttattttcttagcaACCGCATTTAAAGCAATTACGAGCTGAAATAAACTTGTCGTCTCTTATTGCATAATCGACCAAAGGGAATGAAAAATGTTATTTCCTGTTTTGGATACTTCACCTTTCGGAGACGTTCCATTCCATTTCCTGATTGAATTGACTCCATGAGTGAACTGTGAAGAGAAGTGTCCTTCTCCACCAACTTTGGGACAACAGGCTTAAACTTTTTGACTGGCCCAAATGGACTTGGCTGGAGAAAAAGACTGTGCAGCTCCGGTTTCTTTGCTACTGCAGGACGGGGAGCTTCTACTGTACTGTTTAGAGGCAAATAGTTTTCAGGGGCCTTTTTAATAGATATCTTCTCTTTAGTCGGAGACTGAGTGGGTTCAGAGCAGGTAGAAATCTGTGTTAGCTGTTGAGGCTGGCTATTTCCTGGGATGGAATTCAGAGCTTTAGTGCTCGATACATTTGTACAAATGATTTGCGCTTCCTTTGAGACTTCCTGTTTCTTTGCAGGGTAACTCGGGTTAGGTTTGGCAGCAGCAAGGAAAGGCACAGAGTTTTCCTTTAGGGTTAAAGCCTTATGGTGTGATTCTGCTTGCATGGGTCTTGGGTCATTCTTGAAGGCTGGGCTGCTTAATTGTAAGTGTCCATCAGCCGTCGACACAGGAAGCTCCTGAACTCCATCTACCTTGCTTGAGACGTTCCCTGTGTACTTAGTAATAGCTGAAGCCACATAACGACTTGATGTTCTTCTGGAAGGTTTAAGGAAAGTTAGGTTCTTCCTGTGTTCTGAGAAAAAGATATTTTCAGCAGGATCTGAAACAGCAAGCTTTTTCATCACTGCTGATGCGAGGTTAGGGCTTGGCCCATTGACCTGCTTTGGTAGTTCGGtaacactttctttttctgcagGTTGCGACGGCACTGCTACAGGTAACGGTTTCGGGGTGTCAGTGTCTCCAGTCCTTATAGAAGCTCTGTTATAGGCAGTAGGTGCTGAATCATCCTTGCTAGCTGAGCTCCAGAAGGCCTTAGCTTTGTCCAGGAGTGGAGAATCTCGGTCATCACTTGCCTCGTCAAGGCGATCAGATTTGCCCTGAGTGTCTCTCGGAGTGACCATGTTGCCCAACTCATCGATTTTTATGGCACCTAAACGCAAGGAACCTTTTGACTTGTGATTTTGGGAGCCGACCGGTTTGGTAGGGACAATGGTAAAAGTCTTCAAGCCAAATTTAGACACTGTGTTCTGGCTGatcatgttttgtgttttaacaGATGAGGATCTGTCCATTTTGGTGTTTTCCTTGTGATGACTCTGTACTGTTGATGCAGGCCGAAGTCTGCTTTCAGGAACATTCTGTGCGCTCTGAGTTACAGAAGTCATTGCAGGACTTCGAGACGTTTCGGGCAGCTTCTGTTTATCCGGTTCGACTTTACCTTTAATCCCAGGGCTTGTAGTGACCTTCTCTGTTTGCTTATTCTTTTCACCTGACTGAATCAGATCTGCTTTGGACGGACTTGCTTTCTGTGACATGCGAGCATTGTTGTTTTGGTTCTGAAGATCTGTGATTTGCTTGTATGAGCCATCTTGTTTGTTCTGGTTACTGTGTTCAGCCTCATTAGCACTTAATCCCATTGGACTGTCATCAATGACTTCATCGATGGCTGTCACTGGAACATCCAAATCCACCACAGACACGGGGATCTCCTCATCCATGTACACAGACTGATTAACTTCTAATCAATGGGAAAGAGAGTTTAAGTGTATATTAGCTATTGAGTAAAAGCCAGGGCATTAATGCTAGACCTTTTCCCCAGTCACACGGATTCAAAATTCAAGATGCAGTACATACATGAACTCCTGGATAGTCTACAGTAGCTagagtgccttgcaaaagtgttcatacccactgaacttttccacattttgacacgttacaaccacaaagaaaaatgtgttttattgggattttattaaatagaccgaaagaaagtggcacataattgtgaagtggaatgaaaacagctgttctgtgaagccctcagaagtgtattagagaacattagtgaacaaacagcatcatgaagaccaaagaacacaacAGACAgatcagggataaagttgtggagaagtttaaagcaggtttatgattataaattaatatcccaagccttgaacatctcacggagCATGATGTACGATCCATCATCCTGAAATGGAAAGAGTACGGCAcgactgcaagcctaccaagacacaGACGTCCACCTAAACTGAGGCCGTGtgaggagagcattaatcagagaagcagccaagaggcccatggtaactctggaggagctgcagagatccacagctcaggtggtagaatctgtccacaggacaactattagtcgtgcactccacaaatctgctCTGTATGGAAGAgcggcaagaagaaagccattgttgaaagaaagccataagaaatcccgtttgcagtttgcgacaagccgtgtggggggtggggggacaGCAAGCATGTGGGAGAAGGTGCTCTGGGcaaatgagaccaaaattgaactttttgacCAAAATTCCAAACGTTATGTGTGgcagaaacctaacactgcacatcaccctgaacacacctcCTCAccatgaaacatggtggtggcagcatcatgttgtggggatgcttttcttcagcagggaagctggtcagagatGATGGGAAGATGATgtgcacaccacacaccacagatatttatttgtaaaaaaccatttggacaccatttatcattttccttccacttcacaattatgtgccacattgtgttggtctatcacattcattcattcattcattcatcttctaccacttatctgaactacctcaggtcacggggagcctgtgcctattcaGTGGGTATAAATACTTTTGCAACACACTGCATCTAttgctttttaaatgaaaaaagaagttaattaaatgtgtttatatataaaattacacGTACCATCTGTTAGGTTTGCATCCAAATCAGCCAAGGTTAAATGGATCTGGTTTGTGATCTCAGTGTCATTTCTCTTGACTGATTGGTCCCCAGATTGCATGTTCCCACTGCTTACACAGAGATCACCATGGTTACTGATAATGATAGCAATTCACTACAATAATTAGTTAGTGAGACCAGACatcaaaaaataatgaatgaggTGAAAGTAAAAGCACCATTTCCTTCTGCACTACTTTCAGGATGTGAGAAAAAAACCCatcttgaattattttaatgctcatatttgatcattttttttgcCCCCAGTTAAAATGACACATCTTTCACCACCTACTGAATCtacaacctttttttaatatgcCTAAGCTAGAAAAATAGCTCTTTCCTGGAAGACTGAAATAACGTTTTCCTGGAAGACTTGGACATGTGTGAAGTTTTAGGTTAACGCTGCAAGCACAGGCAGCTCCTGCTCTCAGATCCATTAGCGCTTCTGGCTCTTCAGAAAGCAGTGGCTCGGGGGAAAAAAGCCAGACTGCACAGACGGCCTTGCAGAACACAAGCCAGGTTGTGCTTATCTCCACTTAATGTGGGAGATCTCCAGCTGGTCCCAAAGGACAAGGACCTATGCAGTGTTTACAAAAGATTAAATAGGAATATAATATTCGATGCCAAATGGAATGGTATGTTGTCTATGACTGGATCCAActgcaaggtttatattaatgtacttgaTTTATCCCTTTTTACCACGACACTGCCCTTGAAACTGGTTCATGGGACAtcgagataaaaaaaaacaaaactaatttcTGTGTCATTTTATACTGAGCTACTTGTtccttgaggaaaaaaaatggtgtAAAAGCTTGGAACAGAGCCGAGCAAAATTATTCGCACCCTGTGATCTGAGTTCTGTTATCAGAttcaagacacacaaacatctagAACTTAACATAAAACCGGCTTCCTGATTTAGGAATCAATGTGATTATGAGGTACCTTTGGTGCGAGCCCCATGTTGCGCAGCCCTCGTCACTGTCGCACTCTTCCTGAGGTTGGGTGGGGCTCAGAGAGTGATAAGGGCCCAGAGAGACAGTATCCTCAGGGGAGGTACTCGGAGAGTCAGCCATGCCCTCAGACGCCGCGTAACCTTGATCGGCCAAGCTCTCACTGCTACACATGGACACCGTCTCGGCTTCCTGCTCCGCTGCATGCAGCCAGACTGGGGTACAATGgacaactgtttttatttatccttgTCAAACCTCAAACCAAACCAGATTTACactgtataatatttaaattgctACTATTATATTGCTAAATATCGGTCCAACAGCAACATGCAGTGTACACCTGACTTAAgaggggatgcacttatttccagggatttcagaacagcgtaacagatattgcgtcatcgagtaggcgtggcctatttgataatctaaccctaaacctaaccctaaccgtagttttgggttgtttatttgttttctgaaataaatctacctgtatgactgttttgtccttcgtaggcatgctccctttttttttttttttttgaaagagggcgtttttccaagacctccggaaacacgcccactttacgtcgtggtaacgaaacccctggaatttagcgAATGCCGACTTAAGAGCGTGCCAGTTGTAGGCGTGTGTTTATCATTGGTTAGAAAATACACAGTCACCTTCAACATGCAGAATATTTCCTGAATTATTATCAACATTTTGGCTGACTTTCGATACACAACTCTCAAGGTTTTGGGTAAATACTGCCAGAAATGATCCAAAGACTTACGTTTTAGATATCTAACCAAAATAACGTGCTAGCTTGGGTTTCAAAACAAGAATCAATCCTGTTAAAAAAGCACAACTAAGAAGGTCAATTGCATGTTAAAGACAAGAGCTaccaggatgttttttttaaaataaagatcgCTGGGATTTGAGTTTGTTAAAATATCgcagaataaaaagaaagagatgttAATCTATAGCTTACACCTATAGTTATTTTGGGCTAAATAAATGACCTGTGAACTATTAGTGTGTTTAAGTCATGTTGAAAAGATGGAATTACGAGCTGGAAACTAGATTAGGGGCATATCAGCAAGAAACATCTGTAGTTTTAGTAGATAGCAAATTAGTTcaagttgatttaaaaaaattgggTTTAGTTTATGTGGAAAGTTATTGGAATAAAAGTTTACCcgattttatttaaagttgaaGGTTTAGCGAGGTTTAGAGGAGACACAAGGAAACTATGTTCCACTCTCTAAGCTGTGACACAGCCTCAGCATTAACAGTAGGTCTTGTCTGGATCAGATCTATTTCTTCAAGGAGTTACAGTATGGTAGCGCTAATCCATTTAGAGCTGTCAAAAGCAGGACATTATAGACAAGGTCAAAGACAATACAGCCTGAATAAGACATTCTGTTCCTGGTAAAGACTTGAGGTTAAAGAACGAGTGGCACGTTTAAGACTATCACGTTGCATTCTCAAACTATCTGAAGGAACGCATTAAGGTACAGAGCTTGTTGTACCCGATGGGACAAAACTGAAAGATAATctacactgaaaaaaagatGCTGTCAATCATCATTTGAGTAATATTTTAAGGACATGTGATTTCATTGCTTACACTgaacttcatttaaacatgTTGCCTAACAACTAGATTGAACGATGTAGAGTCGGTGCGATCAATTCACACAGCGTTAATGTAAACCGGTTACATTGTCAAATTTTGCCAGAACGTCGGCGCCGATGTTGATGTTGCTGTCGTTGGATCGATTCTCAGCTCAGCTGCACGTTTGACGTACGATTTTATTCTGTGCTATGAACGTACACGCTGAAAACATGCCGCATTCAAACAAATATCATGTGAAAGCAGACACAGGTCgaaagcttcagttaatgttcacatcaaacatcaaaatgaggGAAAAATATAATCTTACTGACTTTTTCTAGAggttacacagaatggtgaaaaaaaacCAATAAACATCCATTGAGCTGCAGTTCTGTGGAAGGAAAAGGCCTTTCTGAAGATAAAAGAGAACGACTAGTTTTTCAGTAATTCAGGTCACAAACTGCACGATTAGATTTTTGGAAAAATCTGTCTGAAAAATCTGAAATTCTGCTGCGAAATGCGTTTGTTTGgtcagagtttgttgttgaTGGTATGACTCCATTGGGCCTAACTGTCTGGTGTTAACATAGTGTGATGGCACGAGGAAGGTTGTAATACAGTATCAGTTGATCTCAGTCTCAGTTACTCATCTTACAGTATAATGGCTTCTTCACAGGAAGCACAAATTTTCACAAACTAGTTCCAAGAACAAGACAACGATGTCATTTGGTGTACTGTAATCTGATGTGGGATGAGATAGAATGGGAGATTCGCAGTATGAACCTGCAGCTGATGAACCTgcagtaatgtactgtatgtggaccAGAATCTTAAAGGAATGTTTCAAAAACGTTTGGGAATAATAGATTTACATGTCATTATGTCCCGAGGCTGTTCTGAGCAAAAACGAGGGTCGTAcccagtattattattatttcttatatctttttttttttttttatcagaatctTGATGTTTTGATGAACCAAAAGACTAAATGTTGGTTGGACTAAAGGGACTGAAACCATTCCTTCATAGTTCTTAAGCATATTTAGAGCAAAGTTGTTGTGACTATACACTTCGATACTGAACCTCCTGAACCTTGGCTTCTATACCAGGGCCAAATGGTCTGAAACCCATGGACTGAAGCCAAACtaaacaaattacacacacacacacactccctctctgcTCGTATTGTGTTAACATGCCTGACTGCACTGGCATTATcttatatctttctttctttacctttACCAGCCTCCTTTTTCTCAAGCTTTCTAGCTCAGTCAATCTGTCCTGACAAAACAGCCTCTCGCTCCTGCTGCTTCCTTCCGATTtcagcatacacacacttccacacccACAGTTATCTAAACCAAAAACATCAAGCTAAAAGTGAGATGAAATCTAATTCTGCTTTAATTTGTGATGTGAAAGTCTGAGCTGTTTGAACCAACCACTGGGTAACCTTGGGTCATGTGGGTGAGCCGAAGAGGTGTATGTGCCGTAGTGCTCCGGTTCCTGGACACATAATGAGTCACATGCTGTTTCCCAACCGTTTCCCAGCAGAGCTCTTAAAACATGGCAGCTGCGACCACAGATCTCtcttccatacacacacacacacacacacgagacacaGCACTCGCCAAGCACATGATCGCAGACTCAATTTCTTATGCGCGCAAACAATGCTGATTTAGAACCACAATTGGACGAGTCGTTACATTTCCACACCACAGCAAAACACGCTTGTGCAAATTTAGGATGCATGGTGGCAGTGTCTCAACACTCCACCACCAAAACAACTGTTTACTTCCAAAGAGGACCACTTCACTCTCTGGCCTGTTGCTTCTCATCCGAATGTAACTGCTAGTTATAGACCATGTCAAGAAAAATCACACTGGGTATAACTAGCATATATCACACTGGGTATAACTAGTATATATCACACTGGGTATAACTAGCACATCTCACACTAGGTATAACTAGCATGTATCACACTGGGTATAACTAGCATATATCACACTGGGTATAACTAGCATATATCACACTGGGTATAACTAGCATATATCACACTGGGTATAACTAGCATATATCACACTGGGTATAACTAGCATATATCACACTGGGTATAACTAGCATATATCACACTGGGTATAACTAGTATATATCACACTAGGTATAACTAGTATATATCACACTGGGTATAACTAGTATATATACACTGGGTATAACTAGTATATATCACACTGGGTATAACTAGCATATATCACACTGGGTATAACTAGTATATAT contains:
- the cobl gene encoding protein cordon-bleu isoform X7, which codes for MPSNADGLSESGDFSSMTNTMKARAPPPPSVPQPAPRKIFRNAVPDGGTASDTKENVAQSTVDLQITLPNGYGTLVTVDGRKALMDVLVDLCAQYHLNPAEHTLELASDEGQPVSFKPHTVLGSLQASRAIIKRRSQEERLPRKPAPKVPEKTVRLVVNYHRGQKAVVRVNPFVPLQSLVPAICQKCEFNPARVLLLRDAVSHHELDLHKSITELEIRELYMLDQTMVLQPKTVSAPVLNFSAVSLNSDTQSASTDGKKGLLGLFKFNRRKSKGLSAVSGVCAEARPNTLGQSQSAMNLSRLSPKTEPKKRRAPAPPPSLTPTLTETQMQTQCSPAVEVQTKPNSQSQLKKRKAPPPPPGKHLTTSSSPALAAAAPRLPNTKAASDDSMSDLSHSIEDSEPAASVCSSSSSDDAAESSSLAEETMAEPAVELASGLASKVERVPEVNNQAARRSFVKREPEEPESALELKMEEVDNSRHSAIVWLHAAEQEAETVSMCSSESLADQGYAASEGMADSPSTSPEDTVSLGPYHSLSPTQPQEECDSDEGCATWGSHQSSGNMQSGDQSVKRNDTEITNQIHLTLADLDANLTDEVNQSVYMDEEIPVSVVDLDVPVTAIDEVIDDSPMGLSANEAEHSNQNKQDGSYKQITDLQNQNNNARMSQKASPSKADLIQSGEKNKQTEKVTTSPGIKGKVEPDKQKLPETSRSPAMTSVTQSAQNVPESRLRPASTVQSHHKENTKMDRSSSVKTQNMISQNTVSKFGLKTFTIVPTKPVGSQNHKSKGSLRLGAIKIDELGNMVTPRDTQGKSDRLDEASDDRDSPLLDKAKAFWSSASKDDSAPTAYNRASIRTGDTDTPKPLPVAVPSQPAEKESVTELPKQVNGPSPNLASAVMKKLAVSDPAENIFFSEHRKNLTFLKPSRRTSSRYVASAITKYTGNVSSKVDGVQELPVSTADGHLQLSSPAFKNDPRPMQAESHHKALTLKENSVPFLAAAKPNPSYPAKKQEVSKEAQIICTNVSSTKALNSIPGNSQPQQLTQISTCSEPTQSPTKEKISIKKAPENYLPLNSTVEAPRPAVAKKPELHSLFLQPSPFGPVKKFKPVVPKLVEKDTSLHSSLMESIQSGNGMERLRKVSDSSGTMKKQSHTEPENERSALLSAIRSQKSSSRLKKTISSAAAELEQFRRSEENRINQRPTTPPAVTYPPTITPPPPSFIPPPPPFIPPPPPTFTPPPPPFIPPPPPPTLSFSKPAVVLPAGGTPESAREAMLEAIRSGAAAERLRKVPASTKTVKVNGRLGTIQASAPSSQEP
- the cobl gene encoding protein cordon-bleu isoform X8, with amino-acid sequence MPSNADGLSESGDFSSMTNTMKARAPPPPSVPQPAPRKIFRNAVPDGGTASDTKENVAQSTVDLQITLPNGYGTLVTVDGRKALMDVLVDLCAQYHLNPAEHTLELASDEGQPVSFKPHTVLGSLQASRAIIKRRSQEERLPRKPAPKVPEKTVRLVVNYHRGQKAVVRVNPFVPLQSLVPAICQKCEFNPARVLLLRDAVSHHELDLHKSITELEIRELYMLDQTMAVSLNSDTQSASTDGKKGLLGLFKFNRRKSKGLSAVSGVCAEARPNTLGQSQSAMNLSRLSPKTEPKKRRAPAPPPSLTPTLTETQMQTQCSPAVEVQTKPNSQSQLKKRKAPPPPPGKHLTTSSSPALAAAAPRLPNTKAASDDSMSDLSHSIEDSEPAASVCSSSSSDDAAESSSLAEETMAEPAVELASGLASKVERVPEVNNQAARRSFVKREPEEPESALELKMEEVDNSRHSAIVWLHAAEQEAETVSMCSSESLADQGYAASEGMADSPSTSPEDTVSLGPYHSLSPTQPQEECDSDEGCATWGSHQSSGNMQSGDQSVKRNDTEITNQIHLTLADLDANLTDEVNQSVYMDEEIPVSVVDLDVPVTAIDEVIDDSPMGLSANEAEHSNQNKQDGSYKQITDLQNQNNNARMSQKASPSKADLIQSGEKNKQTEKVTTSPGIKGKVEPDKQKLPETSRSPAMTSVTQSAQNVPESRLRPASTVQSHHKENTKMDRSSSVKTQNMISQNTVSKFGLKTFTIVPTKPVGSQNHKSKGSLRLGAIKIDELGNMVTPRDTQGKSDRLDEASDDRDSPLLDKAKAFWSSASKDDSAPTAYNRASIRTGDTDTPKPLPVAVPSQPAEKESVTELPKQVNGPSPNLASAVMKKLAVSDPAENIFFSEHRKNLTFLKPSRRTSSRYVASAITKYTGNVSSKVDGVQELPVSTADGHLQLSSPAFKNDPRPMQAESHHKALTLKENSVPFLAAAKPNPSYPAKKQEVSKEAQIICTNVSSTKALNSIPGNSQPQQLTQISTCSEPTQSPTKEKISIKKAPENYLPLNSTVEAPRPAVAKKPELHSLFLQPSPFGPVKKFKPVVPKLVEKDTSLHSSLMESIQSGNGMERLRKVSDSSGTMKKQSHTEPENERSALLSAIRSQKSSSRLKKTISSAAAELEQFRRSEENRINQRPTTPPAVTYPPTITPPPPSFIPPPPPFIPPPPPTFTPPPPPFIPPPPPPTLSFSKPAVVLPAGGTPESAREAMLEAIRSGAAAERLRKVPASTKTVKVNGRLGTIQASAPSSQEP
- the cobl gene encoding protein cordon-bleu isoform X5: MPSNADGLSESGDFSSMTNTMKARAPPPPSVPQPAPRKIFRNAVPDGGTASDTKENVAQSTVDLQITLPNGYGTLVTVDGRKALMDVLVDLCAQYHLNPAEHTLELASDEGQPVSFKPHTVLGSLQASRAIIKRRSQEERLPRKPAPKVPEKTVRLVVNYHRGQKAVVRVNPFVPLQSLVPAICQKCEFNPARVLLLRDAVSHHELDLHKSITELEIRELYMLDQTMAVSLNSDTQSASTDGKKGLLGLFKFNRRKSKTEEFFDDTDQNNTHTNINGLSAVSGVCAEARPNTLGQSQSAMNLSRLSPKTEPKKRRAPAPPPSLTPTLTETQMQTQCSPAVEVQTKPNSQSQLKKRKAPPPPPGKHLTTSSSPALAAAAPRLPNTKAASDDSMSDLSHSIEDSEPAASVCSSSSSDDAAESSSLAEETMAEPAVELASGLASKVERVPEVNNQAARRSFVKREPEEPESALELKMEEVDNSRHSAIVWLHAAEQEAETVSMCSSESLADQGYAASEGMADSPSTSPEDTVSLGPYHSLSPTQPQEECDSDEGCATWGSHQSSGNMQSGDQSVKRNDTEITNQIHLTLADLDANLTDEVNQSVYMDEEIPVSVVDLDVPVTAIDEVIDDSPMGLSANEAEHSNQNKQDGSYKQITDLQNQNNNARMSQKASPSKADLIQSGEKNKQTEKVTTSPGIKGKVEPDKQKLPETSRSPAMTSVTQSAQNVPESRLRPASTVQSHHKENTKMDRSSSVKTQNMISQNTVSKFGLKTFTIVPTKPVGSQNHKSKGSLRLGAIKIDELGNMVTPRDTQGKSDRLDEASDDRDSPLLDKAKAFWSSASKDDSAPTAYNRASIRTGDTDTPKPLPVAVPSQPAEKESVTELPKQVNGPSPNLASAVMKKLAVSDPAENIFFSEHRKNLTFLKPSRRTSSRYVASAITKYTGNVSSKVDGVQELPVSTADGHLQLSSPAFKNDPRPMQAESHHKALTLKENSVPFLAAAKPNPSYPAKKQEVSKEAQIICTNVSSTKALNSIPGNSQPQQLTQISTCSEPTQSPTKEKISIKKAPENYLPLNSTVEAPRPAVAKKPELHSLFLQPSPFGPVKKFKPVVPKLVEKDTSLHSSLMESIQSGNGMERLRKVSDSSGTMKKQSHTEPENERSALLSAIRSQKSSSRLKKTISSAAAELEQFRRSEENRINQRPTTPPAVTYPPTITPPPPSFIPPPPPFIPPPPPTFTPPPPPFIPPPPPPTLSFSKPAVVLPAGGTPESAREAMLEAIRSGAAAERLRKVPASTKTVKVNGRLGTIQASAPSSQEP
- the cobl gene encoding protein cordon-bleu isoform X2, which codes for MPSNADGLSESGDFSSMTNTMKARAPPPPSVPQPAPRKIFRNAVPDGGTASDTKENVAQSTVDLQITLPNGYGTLVTVDGRKALMDVLVDLCAQYHLNPAEHTLELASDEGQPVSFKPHTVLGSLQASRAIIKRRSQEERLPRKPAPKVPEKTVRLVVNYHRGQKAVVRVNPFVPLQSLVPAICQKCEFNPARVLLLRDAVSHHELDLHKSITELEIRELYMLDQTMVLQPKTVSAPVLNFSAVSLNSDTQSASTDGKKGLLGLFKFNRRKSKTEEFFDDTDQNNTHTNINGLSAVSGVCAEARPNTLGQSQSAMNLSRLSPKTEPKKRRAPAPPPSLTPTLTETQMQTQCSPAVEVQTKPNSQSQLKKRKAPPPPPGKHLTTSSSPALAAAAPRLPNTKAASDDSMSDLSHSIEDSEPAASVCSSSSSDDAAESSSLAEETMAEPAVELASGLASKVERVPEVNNQAARRSFVKREPEEPESALELKMEEVDNSRHSAIVWLHAAEQEAETVSMCSSESLADQGYAASEGMADSPSTSPEDTVSLGPYHSLSPTQPQEECDSDEGCATWGSHQSGNMQSGDQSVKRNDTEITNQIHLTLADLDANLTDEVNQSVYMDEEIPVSVVDLDVPVTAIDEVIDDSPMGLSANEAEHSNQNKQDGSYKQITDLQNQNNNARMSQKASPSKADLIQSGEKNKQTEKVTTSPGIKGKVEPDKQKLPETSRSPAMTSVTQSAQNVPESRLRPASTVQSHHKENTKMDRSSSVKTQNMISQNTVSKFGLKTFTIVPTKPVGSQNHKSKGSLRLGAIKIDELGNMVTPRDTQGKSDRLDEASDDRDSPLLDKAKAFWSSASKDDSAPTAYNRASIRTGDTDTPKPLPVAVPSQPAEKESVTELPKQVNGPSPNLASAVMKKLAVSDPAENIFFSEHRKNLTFLKPSRRTSSRYVASAITKYTGNVSSKVDGVQELPVSTADGHLQLSSPAFKNDPRPMQAESHHKALTLKENSVPFLAAAKPNPSYPAKKQEVSKEAQIICTNVSSTKALNSIPGNSQPQQLTQISTCSEPTQSPTKEKISIKKAPENYLPLNSTVEAPRPAVAKKPELHSLFLQPSPFGPVKKFKPVVPKLVEKDTSLHSSLMESIQSGNGMERLRKVSDSSGTMKKQSHTEPENERSALLSAIRSQKSSSRLKKTISSAAAELEQFRRSEENRINQRPTTPPAVTYPPTITPPPPSFIPPPPPFIPPPPPTFTPPPPPFIPPPPPPTLSFSKPAVVLPAGGTPESAREAMLEAIRSGAAAERLRKVPASTKTVKVNGRLGTIQASAPSSQEP